In bacterium, a genomic segment contains:
- a CDS encoding citrate (Si)-synthase produces MSNLKAKLFEKIQAHRPRITKLVKEQGSTLIDQVTIEQCVGGARGIRSLVTDISYLDPMEGIRFRGKTIPETFAALPKVPGSDYPYVEGFWYFLMTGDVPTKEETLAVVEEFKSRARVPQYVFDVLRAMPRDTHPMTMFSAAIVAMQRESLFAKRYAQGMKKTEYWDPMYEDCTNLMAKLPEIAAYIYRMKYKEDTPIASDPKLDLGGNFAHMMGIAKPYDDVARMYFILHSDHESGNVSAHATHLVASALSDAYYALSAGINGLAGPLHGLANQEVLGWIQDVMRQMGGKTPTEEELKKFLWDTLNSGKVIPGYGHAVLRKTDPRYVSQMEFCQKFLPDYPMFKLVNMIYKLAPDILREHGKAKNPWPNVDAQSGVIQWYYGLTEYDFYTVLFGVGRALGVLCNITWDRALGYAIERPKSVTTDMLEKWAAEGGRKLS; encoded by the coding sequence GTGTCCAATCTTAAGGCGAAGCTCTTCGAAAAGATCCAGGCCCACCGGCCGCGCATCACGAAGCTCGTGAAGGAGCAGGGGAGCACCCTGATCGACCAGGTGACGATCGAGCAGTGCGTCGGCGGGGCGCGGGGCATCCGCAGCCTCGTGACCGACATCTCGTACCTCGACCCGATGGAAGGAATCCGTTTCCGCGGCAAGACGATCCCCGAGACGTTCGCGGCGCTGCCCAAGGTGCCGGGTTCCGACTATCCGTACGTGGAAGGGTTCTGGTACTTCCTGATGACGGGAGACGTACCGACGAAAGAGGAGACGCTGGCGGTTGTCGAGGAGTTCAAGTCCCGTGCCCGCGTTCCCCAGTACGTGTTCGACGTCCTCCGCGCGATGCCGCGCGACACCCACCCGATGACGATGTTCTCCGCGGCGATCGTCGCCATGCAGCGGGAATCCCTCTTCGCGAAGCGGTACGCCCAGGGAATGAAGAAGACCGAGTACTGGGACCCGATGTACGAGGACTGCACCAACCTGATGGCGAAGCTCCCCGAGATCGCGGCGTACATCTACCGGATGAAGTACAAGGAAGACACCCCGATCGCGTCCGATCCGAAGCTCGACCTGGGCGGGAACTTCGCGCACATGATGGGGATCGCCAAGCCTTACGACGACGTGGCCCGGATGTACTTCATCCTGCACTCCGACCACGAGTCCGGCAACGTCTCCGCGCATGCGACGCACCTCGTCGCGTCGGCGCTCTCCGACGCCTACTATGCCCTGTCCGCCGGCATCAACGGGCTGGCGGGACCGCTGCACGGGCTGGCCAACCAGGAAGTGCTCGGATGGATCCAGGACGTGATGCGGCAGATGGGCGGAAAGACCCCGACCGAAGAGGAACTCAAGAAGTTCCTGTGGGACACCCTGAACAGCGGGAAGGTCATCCCCGGGTACGGCCACGCGGTGCTCCGCAAGACCGATCCGCGGTACGTCTCCCAGATGGAGTTCTGCCAGAAGTTCCTGCCGGACTACCCGATGTTCAAGCTGGTGAACATGATCTACAAGCTGGCTCCGGACATCCTCCGGGAGCACGGGAAGGCGAAGAACCCGTGGCCGAACGTCGACGCGCAGTCGGGCGTCATCCAGTGGTACTACGGGCTCACCGAGTACGACTTCTACACCGTGCTCTTCGGCGTCGGCCGGGCGCTCGGCGTCCTTTGCAACATCACCTGGGACCGCGCGCTTGGGTACGCGATCGAGCGGCCGAAGTCGGTCACGACCGACATGCTGGAGAAGTGGGCCGCCGAAGGGGGCCGCAAGCTCTCGTAA
- a CDS encoding cytochrome c3 family protein, with protein sequence MKESFLAWWKFTVENRKPVVLFVAIVVGLLIVINGAFFVSAYFPGSCRACHYMDPYVDQWKASAHSGVSCIKCHSFSPVFITVTTLKYWTGLYNPRPRADVKDASCLANGCHEGRIEKGKAKLGNITFDHQDHMTKLKRGEKLRCTSCHNAIVQGEHIVKGSHTQVDTGVCFLCHFKGISAGQALGGCPGCHGTPTKVVEHSGFAFSHDSYLKIGVACKQCHIRVSDGDGKVQDSHCYDCHIGRLDKKGDVLAIHRTHVTGKAIQCFKCHDRVRHGQVELVKTFEVQCDGCHKRLHNYQKEMYMGASARGVPDTPSRMFSAQVSCNGCHTRSVEVKESGVSFPGESKRTAERQSCVACHGKRYDLMLDDWIRESRNLVAGMEGIVRAGKAAVGSGATSNKKLAGARALVSDAQANLDFLRAGRGSHNIEYALKIVRVGFEQVTAAYRMAGVAGGPPRPPILASPSAYCATLCHSRVMPSDKVFFKEMELSFPHALHVKDVGIECAKCHSPEKHKMRIVTKSECMKCHHESKDIDCGHCHKAQKALYEGNVKAYGATPAPDVMAAAKTKCTECHELKKGTQTVLTVKAKCEECHDAKYGKMLLDWKQSITKQENAIAVALEEAKEYVSRSKKSGRDVSKEETLIRQADANYQAVSAGRGVHNHKLSLDMLRAAKADLDKVLAAKRKK encoded by the coding sequence ATGAAGGAGTCGTTCCTGGCCTGGTGGAAATTCACGGTCGAAAACCGGAAGCCGGTCGTTCTTTTCGTTGCGATCGTAGTCGGGCTCCTCATCGTCATCAACGGGGCCTTCTTCGTGTCGGCCTATTTCCCCGGCTCCTGCCGGGCGTGTCACTATATGGATCCGTACGTCGACCAGTGGAAGGCCTCTGCCCACTCGGGCGTGTCGTGCATCAAGTGCCACTCCTTCTCGCCCGTCTTCATCACGGTGACCACCCTCAAGTACTGGACGGGGCTCTACAATCCCAGGCCGCGCGCCGACGTGAAGGACGCCTCGTGCCTCGCCAACGGATGCCACGAGGGACGGATCGAAAAGGGGAAGGCGAAGCTGGGGAACATCACCTTCGACCACCAGGACCACATGACGAAGCTCAAGCGCGGCGAGAAGCTTCGCTGCACGAGCTGCCACAACGCGATCGTCCAGGGGGAGCACATCGTCAAGGGGTCGCACACCCAGGTCGACACCGGCGTCTGCTTCCTGTGCCACTTCAAGGGGATCAGCGCCGGGCAAGCCCTGGGCGGCTGCCCGGGGTGCCACGGGACGCCCACGAAAGTCGTGGAGCACAGCGGTTTCGCGTTTTCCCACGATTCGTACCTGAAGATCGGCGTCGCGTGCAAGCAGTGCCACATCCGGGTGTCCGACGGCGACGGTAAGGTGCAGGACTCCCATTGCTACGACTGCCACATCGGGAGGCTCGACAAGAAGGGGGACGTGCTGGCGATCCACCGCACCCACGTCACCGGCAAGGCGATCCAGTGCTTCAAGTGCCACGACCGGGTCCGGCACGGCCAGGTCGAGCTGGTGAAGACCTTCGAGGTCCAGTGCGACGGTTGCCACAAGCGGCTGCACAACTACCAGAAGGAGATGTACATGGGGGCGAGCGCGAGGGGCGTTCCCGACACCCCCTCCCGGATGTTCTCCGCCCAGGTTTCGTGCAACGGGTGCCACACCCGGTCCGTCGAGGTGAAGGAGTCCGGCGTGTCGTTCCCCGGGGAAAGCAAGCGGACGGCGGAGCGGCAGAGTTGCGTCGCGTGCCACGGGAAGCGGTACGACCTGATGCTCGACGACTGGATCCGGGAATCCCGGAACCTCGTCGCCGGGATGGAGGGGATCGTGCGCGCCGGGAAGGCGGCCGTCGGGAGCGGGGCCACCTCCAACAAGAAGCTCGCGGGCGCCCGGGCGCTCGTTTCGGACGCGCAGGCGAACCTGGACTTCCTGCGGGCCGGGCGCGGGTCCCACAACATCGAGTACGCCCTCAAGATCGTCCGGGTCGGCTTCGAGCAGGTGACCGCGGCCTACCGGATGGCGGGGGTTGCGGGCGGGCCTCCCAGGCCGCCGATCCTGGCTTCTCCGTCGGCGTACTGCGCCACCTTGTGCCACTCCCGGGTCATGCCGTCGGACAAGGTGTTCTTCAAGGAGATGGAGCTGTCGTTCCCGCACGCCCTCCACGTGAAGGACGTGGGGATCGAGTGCGCGAAGTGCCACTCTCCCGAGAAGCACAAGATGCGCATCGTGACGAAGTCCGAGTGCATGAAGTGCCACCACGAGAGCAAGGACATCGACTGCGGGCATTGCCACAAGGCGCAGAAAGCCCTCTACGAGGGAAACGTGAAGGCGTACGGGGCGACCCCGGCGCCGGACGTGATGGCCGCCGCGAAGACGAAGTGCACCGAGTGCCACGAACTGAAGAAGGGAACGCAGACGGTGCTCACGGTCAAGGCGAAATGCGAGGAGTGCCACGACGCGAAGTACGGGAAGATGCTCCTCGACTGGAAGCAGTCGATCACGAAGCAGGAGAACGCCATCGCCGTGGCGCTCGAGGAGGCGAAGGAGTACGTCTCCCGGTCGAAGAAGTCGGGAAGGGACGTCTCGAAGGAGGAGACGCTGATCCGCCAGGCGGACGCGAACTACCAGGCGGTCTCCGCCGGCCGCGGAGTCCACAACCACAAGCTCAGCCTGGACATGCTCCGGGCGGCGAAGGCCGACCTCGACAAGGTGCTGGCGGCCAAACGAAAGAAGTAA
- a CDS encoding bifunctional homocysteine S-methyltransferase/methylenetetrahydrofolate reductase, translating to MKKSPLIFDGAMGTMFYDRGVFINTCYDELCLTNPKLVLQIHRDYVEAGAEVIESNTFGANPIRLKPYGLAEKTEAINRAGVRLAREAAGEDVFVAGSVGPCTESRQRMPDTFASEVEAAFRTQMGALAAEGVDLFLLETFSNLNELHLAARVAKEFGKPVLASFVLNERGETALGTRAEAMASALSGDPNVDIVGINCGTGPSGAFDALQAILPHTGKPVVVMPNAGMPREISGRVMYLTSPEYFTEYAKKYIELGVRGVGGCCGTTPAHIRMAARAVKPLRVGKRRVVVKPLLRQESLVYSVPTERKSRLSAKMCAGEKVTSVELLPPKSSDMTALLDRARKCAEAGVDAINIPDGPRASARVSPMISALTILQQVGIEPILHYCCRDRNLIGMQSDLLGGYAAKLANFLIITGDPPKLGEYPDVTGVFDVDSIGLVQVASNLNHGLDIGGNPIDPPTGLFIGVGANPCAVDLEREVERYFRKIDAGAEFAITQPVFDPEALLRFLDRVETYHRKIPVLAGVWPLISFKNAEFMNNEVPGVVVPKAILERMSRCRTREDGRKAGIEIARGIVGRISDRVNGFQVSAPMGHVETALAVLGKAS from the coding sequence ATGAAGAAGTCGCCGTTGATCTTCGACGGCGCCATGGGAACGATGTTCTACGACCGCGGCGTGTTCATCAACACCTGCTACGACGAACTGTGCCTGACCAACCCCAAGCTCGTCCTCCAGATCCACCGCGACTACGTGGAGGCCGGGGCCGAGGTGATCGAGTCGAACACCTTCGGCGCCAACCCGATCCGGCTCAAGCCGTACGGCCTCGCGGAGAAGACGGAGGCGATCAATCGCGCCGGGGTCCGGTTGGCGAGGGAGGCGGCGGGGGAGGATGTCTTCGTCGCGGGGTCGGTGGGACCGTGCACCGAGTCCCGCCAGCGGATGCCCGACACGTTCGCCTCCGAGGTCGAGGCGGCGTTCCGGACGCAGATGGGGGCCCTCGCGGCGGAGGGGGTGGACCTGTTCCTCCTCGAAACCTTCTCCAACCTGAACGAGCTCCATCTCGCCGCGAGGGTGGCGAAGGAGTTCGGCAAGCCGGTCCTCGCCTCCTTCGTCCTCAACGAGCGGGGCGAGACCGCGCTGGGAACACGGGCGGAGGCGATGGCGTCGGCCCTCTCCGGAGACCCCAACGTCGATATCGTCGGGATCAACTGCGGTACGGGTCCTTCCGGCGCCTTCGACGCGCTCCAGGCGATCCTCCCGCACACCGGGAAACCGGTGGTCGTCATGCCGAACGCCGGGATGCCCCGCGAGATCAGCGGACGCGTGATGTACCTGACGAGCCCGGAATATTTCACCGAGTACGCGAAGAAGTACATCGAGCTGGGGGTCCGGGGCGTCGGGGGGTGCTGCGGGACGACGCCGGCGCACATCCGGATGGCGGCGCGGGCCGTGAAGCCGCTGCGCGTCGGGAAGCGGCGGGTGGTGGTCAAACCCCTGCTCCGGCAGGAGTCGCTGGTCTACTCGGTACCGACCGAGCGGAAGTCCCGCCTTTCGGCGAAGATGTGCGCGGGGGAGAAGGTCACGTCGGTGGAGCTCCTCCCTCCGAAATCGAGCGACATGACCGCGCTGCTCGACAGGGCACGGAAGTGCGCGGAGGCCGGAGTCGACGCGATCAACATCCCCGACGGCCCCCGGGCGAGCGCCCGGGTCTCCCCGATGATCTCCGCCCTCACCATCCTGCAGCAGGTCGGGATCGAGCCGATCCTGCACTACTGCTGCCGCGACCGGAACCTGATCGGGATGCAATCCGACCTGCTGGGGGGATACGCCGCGAAGCTCGCCAACTTCCTCATCATCACCGGGGACCCGCCGAAACTGGGCGAGTACCCCGACGTGACCGGCGTCTTCGACGTGGATTCCATCGGGCTGGTGCAGGTGGCGTCCAACCTGAACCACGGGCTGGATATCGGCGGCAACCCGATCGATCCGCCCACGGGCCTGTTCATCGGGGTGGGCGCCAACCCGTGCGCGGTGGACCTGGAGCGCGAGGTCGAGCGGTACTTCCGGAAGATCGACGCGGGGGCGGAGTTCGCCATCACGCAGCCGGTGTTCGATCCGGAGGCGCTGCTGCGGTTCCTCGACCGCGTGGAGACGTACCATCGGAAGATCCCCGTGCTCGCGGGGGTCTGGCCGCTCATCAGCTTCAAGAACGCCGAGTTCATGAACAACGAGGTCCCGGGCGTGGTGGTGCCGAAGGCGATCCTCGAACGGATGTCGCGCTGCCGGACCCGGGAGGACGGGCGGAAGGCGGGGATCGAGATCGCCCGCGGGATCGTCGGGAGGATTTCGGACCGCGTGAACGGCTTCCAGGTGAGCGCCCCGATGGGGCACGTCGAGACGGCGCTGGCGGTCCTCGGGAAGGCCTCCTGA
- a CDS encoding rubredoxin — protein sequence MKKYICANCGYVYDPAAGDPMNGIPPGTSFDALPTGWVCPMCYAQKSSFDELE from the coding sequence ATCAAGAAGTACATCTGCGCGAACTGCGGCTACGTCTACGATCCGGCGGCCGGAGACCCGATGAACGGGATCCCCCCGGGGACGTCGTTCGACGCCCTCCCCACGGGGTGGGTCTGTCCGATGTGCTACGCGCAAAAATCCTCGTTCGACGAACTGGAGTAG
- a CDS encoding transcriptional repressor, translated as MKKTRNTRQRGVILDILRESREHPTAETIYREARRVLPNISLGTVYRNLNFLRDQGALREIRPSEGGSSRFDGADTPHAHFHCARCGALLDIPMPAALESLRFDEERISSVFLVDLHVVGSCIGCSEPATH; from the coding sequence ATGAAGAAGACACGGAACACCCGGCAGCGAGGCGTAATCCTCGACATCCTGAGGGAGTCGCGCGAGCATCCCACCGCCGAGACGATCTATCGGGAAGCGCGCAGGGTACTCCCCAACATCAGCCTGGGAACCGTCTACCGGAACCTGAACTTCCTGCGGGACCAGGGGGCATTGCGGGAGATCCGGCCCAGCGAAGGAGGCTCCTCCCGCTTCGACGGGGCGGACACCCCCCACGCGCACTTCCATTGCGCCCGCTGCGGCGCACTCCTCGACATCCCGATGCCCGCGGCCCTCGAATCCCTCCGGTTCGATGAGGAGAGGATCTCGAGCGTTTTCCTCGTCGACCTGCACGTCGTGGGATCCTGCATCGGGTGCTCGGAGCCGGCGACGCACTGA
- a CDS encoding cytochrome b/b6 domain-containing protein, with protein sequence MAEDDRKNATRDAVEREIEAAVNDQVTGLPPDQAEALREKIRLRVREEIERDLRARTAADRKGAALLAKEARKKEKHEEEGELFQRFNRNFRFQHMVMFSSVILLIITGMPLKFPNFILSRFVINFWGGIQNSTIVHRIGAGMLIYFMVHHFIYTVLTRDGRRDFWLLIPKPGDAKDIAHNIRHFLGKVPDKPRFGRFSYIEKFDYWAVYWGCIIMIGSGLFLWFETDVLRFLPKYALDVAHEMHSDEAMLATLAIVIWHFYNVHFNPDRFPGTLLWWHGQMSEHEMKEEHPLELEEIIARRAGESAEVTNR encoded by the coding sequence ATGGCTGAGGACGACCGGAAAAACGCAACCAGGGACGCCGTCGAACGGGAGATCGAGGCGGCGGTGAACGATCAGGTGACGGGGCTGCCCCCGGATCAGGCCGAGGCGCTGCGCGAGAAGATCCGGCTGCGCGTGCGGGAAGAGATCGAGCGGGATCTTCGGGCCCGGACCGCCGCGGACCGGAAGGGCGCGGCCCTTCTCGCGAAGGAGGCCCGCAAGAAGGAGAAGCACGAGGAGGAAGGGGAACTGTTCCAGCGGTTCAACCGGAACTTCCGCTTCCAGCACATGGTGATGTTCTCCTCGGTCATCCTGCTCATCATCACCGGGATGCCGCTGAAGTTCCCCAACTTCATCCTCTCGCGATTCGTCATCAACTTCTGGGGCGGGATCCAGAACTCCACGATCGTCCACCGCATCGGCGCGGGGATGCTGATCTACTTCATGGTCCATCACTTCATCTACACGGTCCTCACGCGGGACGGACGCCGCGACTTCTGGCTCCTGATCCCCAAGCCCGGCGACGCCAAGGACATCGCGCACAACATCCGGCACTTCCTCGGCAAGGTCCCCGACAAGCCGCGTTTCGGGAGGTTCAGCTACATCGAGAAGTTCGACTATTGGGCGGTCTACTGGGGCTGCATCATCATGATCGGATCGGGGCTGTTCCTCTGGTTCGAGACGGACGTCCTGCGGTTCCTGCCCAAGTACGCCCTCGACGTGGCGCACGAGATGCACAGCGACGAGGCGATGCTGGCGACCCTCGCGATCGTCATCTGGCACTTCTACAACGTCCACTTCAACCCGGATCGGTTTCCCGGGACGCTGCTTTGGTGGCACGGCCAGATGTCCGAGCATGAGATGAAGGAAGAGCACCCCCTGGAGCTTGAAGAAATCATTGCGCGGCGAGCCGGCGAGTCGGCGGAGGTCACCAACCGATGA
- the metH gene encoding methionine synthase codes for MTVRDAKILLFDGACGTNLQRMEIPASAWQGRDGCNEFLNVSAPEVIREWHSSFLSAGATALETNTFGANAIVLAEYGLADRVAEINRAAVGNAREAIRRHGGPAYVAGSIGPTTKLPSLGHIAFEPMAAAFSEQATALVEAGADLLIVETCQDLLQVKIALVSCFGTLERMKRDIPVMVSLTVENTGTMLVGTDVAAALAAIEPFPVFSIGLNCATGPEGMTSHIRYLCRHYRGRVSCIPNAGIPQVRDGKTHYPLSPEAFAAQLSAFVRDDGVSIVGGCCGTTPEHIRKLREALEGVVPAPRNVVEKPSLSSLYQAAEIRQEIPPFLIGERCNANGSRRFRDLLLADDYPGALRVALEQQEDGANAVDLCTAYAGRDEKADLSAMARLFAQSVQIPMVIDSTTPDCIEAALKIYPGRCLVNSVNLEDGGKNLERVCRLAKTYGAAVIALTIHEKGMAMTVEEKVATAKAIHDLAVHRYGLRPSDLLFDVLTFTIGAGDATLVDAAANTLAAIRRVKEELPGVFTLLGVSNISFGLSPASRRVLNSVFLHEAVAAGLDAAIIDAAKVLPMSKISDADREVCLDLIHDRRGSGAESPLSAFLRHFSDVKPVEEEAAGDRNLPAIPPEEELAEKVVAGDKEGLEDLLSILLSRRPPASIINQVLVPAMRRVGELFGRGEMLLPFVLQSAEVMKRSVDTLAPFMEKAEREEGRRVLLATVAGDVHDIGKNLVDIILSNNGYRVVNLGIKVPAETIIEKARELRVDAIGLSGLLVKSALVMRENLPQFAAAGLRVPVLLGGAALTGKFVAQECVPGYPGPVVYCADAFAGLSAMRRIDEGTLASTVFDAAGTTPAMTPGPRGTAVARDNRVPAPPFLGARHIDGIDPDALYPYVNEQALFRGRWGYRRGKLTAAAYEELVREKVRPMYEELKARGVDKKLLAPKVAYGWFRAFAEEDTLVVEHDGRSWPFPFPRQKNPPHLCIADYFRTREEGGDVAGFFVATIGEEMARATKELFASDRYHDYLMLHAFGVEVTDALAEYWHEVMRREIGIEGDRPAATTDSGASMPVAALGLPWPSSSFSRYVVQEYQGSRYGFGYPACPDLSAHTAVFELLDPGRIGVTLTESMEMVPEQTTSAIVVHHPQAKYFSV; via the coding sequence ATGACGGTCCGGGACGCGAAAATCCTGCTTTTCGACGGTGCGTGCGGGACGAACCTGCAGCGCATGGAGATCCCCGCTTCCGCCTGGCAGGGCCGGGACGGGTGCAACGAATTCCTCAACGTCAGCGCTCCCGAGGTGATCCGGGAGTGGCACTCCTCCTTCCTCTCCGCCGGGGCGACGGCGCTAGAGACGAACACCTTCGGCGCCAACGCGATCGTCCTCGCGGAGTACGGGCTGGCCGACCGCGTCGCGGAGATCAACCGGGCGGCGGTCGGAAACGCCCGCGAGGCGATCCGCCGGCACGGCGGGCCCGCGTACGTGGCCGGCTCCATCGGGCCCACCACGAAACTCCCGTCGCTGGGACACATCGCCTTCGAGCCGATGGCGGCCGCCTTCTCGGAGCAGGCGACGGCACTCGTCGAGGCCGGGGCGGACCTCCTGATCGTAGAGACGTGCCAGGACCTGCTGCAGGTCAAGATCGCGCTGGTCTCCTGCTTCGGGACGCTCGAACGGATGAAGAGGGACATCCCGGTGATGGTCTCCCTCACGGTCGAGAACACCGGGACGATGCTGGTGGGAACCGACGTCGCCGCCGCACTGGCCGCCATCGAGCCGTTCCCCGTCTTCTCGATCGGGCTGAACTGCGCGACCGGCCCCGAGGGGATGACCTCCCACATCCGGTACCTATGTCGCCACTACCGCGGCCGCGTCTCCTGCATCCCCAACGCCGGGATCCCGCAGGTGCGGGACGGGAAGACCCACTACCCCCTTTCCCCCGAGGCGTTCGCCGCCCAACTTTCGGCCTTCGTCCGCGACGACGGCGTCTCGATCGTCGGGGGGTGCTGCGGCACCACGCCGGAGCACATCCGGAAACTCCGCGAGGCGCTCGAGGGAGTCGTCCCCGCCCCGCGGAACGTGGTGGAGAAGCCGTCGCTTTCCAGCCTCTACCAGGCCGCGGAGATCCGCCAGGAGATTCCGCCGTTCCTCATCGGGGAGCGGTGCAACGCGAACGGCTCGAGGCGGTTCCGGGACCTGCTCCTCGCGGACGACTACCCGGGTGCGCTGCGGGTCGCCCTCGAGCAGCAGGAGGACGGCGCGAACGCCGTGGACCTGTGCACCGCCTACGCGGGGAGGGACGAGAAGGCCGACCTCTCCGCCATGGCCCGGCTCTTCGCGCAATCGGTCCAGATCCCGATGGTGATCGACTCGACCACGCCCGACTGCATCGAGGCGGCGCTGAAGATCTACCCCGGGAGGTGCCTCGTCAACTCGGTGAACCTCGAGGACGGAGGGAAGAACCTCGAGCGCGTCTGCCGGCTCGCGAAAACGTACGGGGCGGCGGTCATCGCCCTCACCATCCACGAGAAGGGGATGGCGATGACCGTGGAGGAGAAGGTCGCGACCGCGAAGGCGATCCACGACCTCGCCGTGCACCGGTACGGGCTGCGGCCTTCCGACCTCCTCTTCGACGTCCTCACCTTCACGATCGGGGCGGGGGATGCGACCCTCGTCGACGCCGCCGCGAACACCCTCGCGGCGATCCGGCGGGTGAAGGAGGAACTCCCCGGCGTCTTCACCCTGCTCGGCGTGAGCAACATCTCTTTCGGCCTCTCCCCCGCCTCCCGCCGGGTGCTGAACTCCGTCTTCCTGCACGAGGCGGTCGCCGCCGGGCTCGACGCGGCGATCATCGACGCGGCAAAGGTCCTGCCGATGTCGAAGATCTCCGACGCCGACCGGGAAGTCTGCCTGGACCTGATCCACGACCGCCGGGGGAGCGGCGCGGAGTCCCCCCTCTCCGCCTTCCTTCGCCATTTCTCGGACGTGAAGCCCGTGGAGGAGGAGGCCGCGGGGGACAGGAACCTCCCCGCGATCCCCCCGGAAGAGGAACTGGCCGAAAAGGTGGTGGCGGGAGACAAGGAGGGACTTGAGGACCTTCTCTCCATCCTCCTGTCGCGGCGGCCGCCGGCGTCGATCATCAACCAGGTGCTGGTGCCGGCGATGCGCCGGGTCGGGGAGCTCTTCGGGCGGGGCGAGATGCTCCTCCCCTTCGTCCTCCAGTCCGCCGAGGTGATGAAGCGGTCCGTCGACACCCTCGCCCCCTTCATGGAGAAGGCGGAACGCGAGGAGGGGCGCCGGGTCCTGCTGGCCACCGTGGCCGGGGACGTGCACGACATCGGGAAGAACCTGGTCGACATCATCCTCTCGAACAACGGGTACCGGGTCGTGAACCTGGGGATCAAGGTGCCGGCGGAGACGATCATCGAAAAGGCGCGGGAGCTCCGGGTGGACGCGATCGGGCTGTCGGGACTGCTGGTGAAATCCGCCCTGGTGATGCGGGAGAACCTGCCGCAGTTCGCCGCCGCGGGGCTTCGCGTCCCCGTCCTCCTCGGAGGGGCCGCCCTCACCGGGAAATTCGTGGCGCAGGAGTGCGTCCCCGGGTACCCCGGCCCGGTGGTCTACTGCGCCGACGCGTTCGCGGGCCTGTCGGCAATGCGCCGGATCGACGAGGGGACCCTGGCGTCGACCGTCTTCGACGCGGCGGGAACGACGCCGGCGATGACTCCCGGCCCCCGTGGAACCGCCGTCGCCCGGGACAACCGGGTCCCCGCGCCGCCCTTCCTCGGAGCCCGGCACATCGACGGGATCGATCCGGACGCGCTGTACCCGTACGTCAACGAGCAGGCCCTCTTCCGCGGTCGATGGGGGTACCGGAGGGGGAAACTGACCGCGGCGGCGTACGAGGAACTGGTGCGGGAGAAGGTCCGCCCGATGTACGAGGAGCTGAAAGCGCGCGGCGTGGATAAGAAACTCCTCGCCCCGAAGGTCGCCTACGGCTGGTTCCGCGCCTTCGCGGAGGAAGACACGCTCGTGGTGGAGCACGACGGGCGCTCGTGGCCCTTCCCTTTCCCCCGGCAGAAGAACCCGCCGCACCTGTGCATCGCGGACTATTTCCGGACCCGGGAAGAGGGAGGGGACGTCGCCGGTTTTTTCGTGGCGACCATCGGGGAAGAGATGGCGCGGGCGACGAAGGAGCTGTTTGCCTCGGACCGGTACCACGACTACCTGATGCTCCACGCCTTCGGGGTCGAGGTCACCGATGCGCTGGCGGAGTACTGGCACGAGGTCATGCGCCGGGAGATCGGAATCGAGGGGGACCGTCCGGCCGCGACAACAGATTCCGGGGCATCCATGCCTGTCGCGGCACTAGGCCTTCCCTGGCCGTCGTCCTCCTTCTCGAGGTACGTGGTCCAGGAGTACCAGGGGTCCCGATACGGCTTCGGGTACCCCGCCTGTCCGGACCTCTCCGCGCACACGGCGGTATTCGAGCTGCTCGACCCGGGCCGGATCGGGGTGACGCTCACGGAGTCGATGGAAATGGTGCCCGAACAGACCACCTCGGCGATCGTCGTCCACCACCCCCAGGCGAAATATTTCTCCGTCTGA
- the gcvH gene encoding glycine cleavage system protein GcvH yields MDETGLKFSEDHVWVLEMGPTVRIGVSDYGQEQLGEILSAVLCEVGKFLEPGDTFSELESQKTVIELPSPVTGTVRAVNEAIPDDPSVINVDPYGKGWIVEVEIEEPEELERLMNGEDYETFVEE; encoded by the coding sequence ATGGACGAGACCGGACTGAAATTTTCCGAAGATCACGTATGGGTCCTCGAGATGGGCCCCACCGTACGCATCGGCGTTTCCGACTATGGGCAGGAACAGCTGGGGGAGATCCTCTCCGCGGTTCTGTGCGAAGTCGGGAAGTTCCTCGAGCCGGGAGACACGTTCAGCGAGCTGGAATCGCAGAAAACCGTGATCGAGCTCCCCTCCCCCGTCACGGGGACGGTCCGGGCCGTCAACGAGGCGATCCCCGACGACCCCTCCGTGATCAACGTCGACCCGTACGGCAAGGGGTGGATCGTCGAGGTCGAGATCGAGGAACCCGAGGAGCTCGAGCGATTGATGAACGGCGAGGACTACGAGACGTTCGTGGAGGAGTAG